The genomic stretch TTAGATGACAGTGAAAACCAGCAGCACTGTTGTATTTCTCGACATCATGAGAGTTCTGTAGAAAATGTCTTAAAGGAGTGGCAAGAAGAGTATGTCTTCAGTGTTGAGCACATGCCATTTCCCAGCTCTCTCATTCTGATTCATGATGTCTTATAGAAAATACCTAATCTGTTTTTTGGTATTGTCTGAAGCCTTCCTGTCTTAACACCCAACAAATGGCCTATTCAAAGCTACACAAACTTTGTGGAATTTGAGTAGGATCCCCAACAGTGGATTTCAACCGTAGGCACATATGGACTCCCTCTAAGAAATACACGCGTGAACTAAAAAAGAAGCAGCCTACTGTTTGAAGATCTGCATATGCTACACAGAGGCCTGCAACCTCTAGGCAAAGACTCTAGGTATCCACAGATCAAAACAGGTTTAAAAAGTCTGATATGCAGCACATACAGTTGGCATCCCTTTTGCTCAGTTATGCATATGAAGGTGCATCCAAATGCAAGTATAACCACCTAGCCTTTCTCACTTTCTCACTTTTTATAGAGATTTTCATAAAAATAGTAACACCCAGAAATAAAATTTAgttttatcatattttatttgACATGGTTGAAGACACAAGAACACTCAGATACAATCCAGACAAGTTGTGAACAGCTCCAAACATCAGTGAAATCTGAACTTATCTTGCACAGAGGTGAACAAGACCACAATGGTTGGTTTTATAATATAGTTTAAGACTATTTTAAGCAGGTGAGTACTGTGACATTATGCCCAACAACTTTTATACTATTCAGCCGCTTAAGCCACTTCAtattataaatatgcagcttatcTTGGCGATTAAGCCTCTGCAATATATAATTAGCTTTCTCATAATAATGCATTAAAACTCCTGTATATATATACAGTGGTATAAATATACCAATGTTACCTGTTCTACCCATCACTGCACATTTATCAGATTCTAGTACAATTAGTTATTCTATCACAATTAGCTGCTAACTTTCAGCCTGGAGCTATGTAACTTTGACCCACACTTGCAAATTGCTGCTTAAGAAAAACTTCTGTCAAGGCTGCCTGTTTTGCCTAAGGATAGCAGGCCTTTTCAACACTAAGTTGCACAATGCCATCTGAAATCCCTACGGAAAAATGCTCTGCAGGGAATATCCTGCTAAAGTTACAGAATTACTATTCTAAATATGACTCATTTCCTAATAAATTTCATACTAATTTTATAGCCTAAACAACCTTCACTATCAAAATGGGCATCCATATGCCACTTACCATGTAAAGTTGTTCAACAGGGCTATAGACTACAGACCATAGCATAATATTCTACTTCCTTATTCTAATTCACTAGAAAGACAAGCTAATTTTCCATTCTTGGGTTTAAAAAGGGCAATGAGGTCAGGTGGGAGTTTGCTCAGTAGTTCCCTGTTCTGCAAAGATAAGCTTGATAATGAGGAAGTGCAAAAATATCCAAAATCTTCACATTTTACAGTTACAGCAGAATCATTTAATTAACAAAACCCTGCTTGGATCCACATAGAATCTTATAAAAGGTGAATACAAAAGTGCAGAAAAACACTACTGTTCAAAAACTACacttctgaagagctgcagaaacTACTGTTACTATTCACTGCAAACAGGCTGAAAAGAGCACAAAAATCATGAGCCACATGATCTGTAGTGGGCCTCCTCTTTGTGGGGGGGTTGCAGCCACGTAACAAAGATTTTACTAGACCAAATTCTGCACTAACTTAAGGCCACAAAAGTACTGGAAACAAGTCTGTGCAGAATCAGACCCATTCAGTGAAACGCAGAATGCAAAGATACTGAAGCCTGCTCTTCTGTATGAACTTtgtgtttgggcactggtagacTAGTAGTCTCTACTGCATCTGACCTGCAGCTACTATATATTGGTGTTGCCTGGCTTtggcaagtattttttttaaccagagaagatccataaaaaaacaaaacaaaacaaaacctgttgAAGAAGCTGTATATCCAGATCATACATTCTAAATTTTAACACGATTTTACAGGAGGATTCATCCATTATTATGATGAACTGTTAGAAATGGAAGGGTGATGAtctgaaacaaagaaatgaaaatcccACCAACATACTAGTGCATCCATGTAATATGCTTAACTGGTATAACTTGCATTGCAGGAAGAATGTTGTATTCTCTGACACACCAACATTTCTTTCCTATTATTATAAGATCAGCCTTTTACATTTCATATCTTACCATCTTTAAAAGCCTATAATTATGGAAGCTGATTGAAAAACTATGTTATTTAAAATTAACAGCTGAATGAAATCAACAGAGGCAAAGAGCATTTTTATACAAGAAAATAGCACTGTAGAAAGAAAGAGTCTgtacaatatttaaatattgtatATACATAAAATTATATTGTTCATAACTCATCTTAAAGTTTCTCTTGTTTGTAAACCATGGAAAGCAACACACAAAAAATTCTATTTAGCTTTTAAAGCATttagcaggcagcaggaaactgAATGCTAGCAAGCACACTTTGTAATTACAGAAAGTATCCAGCCAGATACTGTGACTAGCATTCtccatagtcttttttttttttttttttaattaactgaatgcaaaacagatttcttttcacATTCTACTCGGGAATTCTGCAggagacacaaaattcaagagcAAAATGCAGCCAGCCCGTTCTGCACTCTTTACTGTGGCAAAACTCTAGGTTACATAGAAATCTGAAGTGCAGGATTGGAACGTAAACTAGTGAAATAATtgttaaaattttcatttccCAAAAGTGTCAGTAATGGCTTTAACTCATGCTCAACTTATTAGAAAGGAAGGTTTAGTTTAACAATTAACATTGCAAAGTTTCAAAAATGTAATGAATTTCAGCAGGTAATCAGCTCTGTAAAAGCTTTGGAAGTGTCAGTATTTTGGGGTGATTCTACTGATTAATATTAGTCTGCAAATTTGAATGGGGATTTGCATTTGCATTAAAAGTTGTCGGTTCATGGAAGATACAGATCCAGGGTTTCACAAGTTACCCACTCGTaggattttacaaaataaaaattgtgcCAGTTGCAGAAGAAATTCTCCAGGTGAACAtgcataagaaaatatttctagaaAGTTGTTATTTGGTAAGCAAGATGTTACTGTGACCATCATTGTACTTCCCCTGTAGTATAGTTGTGTGCTCCCAGCCACAAAAGGAATGCTTTATCTCCTTAATGCTATTTGTAGTTTCATTCTCTTGGCCTCTGTCTTCCACTTTAATGCATGTTAAACTCaatacagaaatgtatttttcattattaaaatgttTGCTACTCAAAATAGATTATGATACTTTTGATTtggacattttttcccttttaagttGTTTAAAACTTCCTGGACAGCCATCAGCTAACTGTATTTCCAAAAATTAACATAGAGATTAATGAAGAAAGAGTATAaccactgggaggagtggttgatagacCAGACGggtgtgctgccattcagagggaggcTGGAGAAGTGAGCAGAGTGGAACCTCAttaagttcaacaaagggaagtgcaaagtcctgcatctcaggaggaataaccccatgcaccagtgcaggcCAGGGGCTGACTGACTGGAAAGCATCTTGGCAGAGAAGGTCCTGGGGGGGTAGGGTCTTGGTAGCAAGTTGAACAGGAGCTAGCAACGTGCctgtccttgcagcaaagaaggccaacagcatcctgggctgcattaggaacagcgctgccagcaggttgaaggaggtgatccttcccctctcctcagcactgctgaggccacatctggagtgctgggtccagttctgggctacCCAGtaaaagagagacatggacctagTGGAGCAAGTCCAACAAAGGGCCACAAAGTtcattaagggactggagcatgtgagacaggaggagaagctgagagagctgggactgtttaccctggagaagagaaggcttggggggatcTTACCAGTGTGTATAAATGCCTCCTAAGAGggcaaaaagaaaatggagacagactcttctcagtggtatccagtgaacagacaagaggcaatgggcacaaactgaaatacaagaaattacatttaaacaaaaaaacccactttttttggtgagagtggtcaaacactggaacaggttgcctagaaaggctgtggagtctccaactttggagatattcaaaactcaactggacaatgTCCAGAACAACCAGCTCTagttgaccttgctttgagcaggtaGGTTGAACTAGTTGATCTATGGAGATCCATTCCAGCCTCAACTATTatgcgattctgtgatttccaATGTAGACtaataaaagtaaatttaaaacaGCCTTAAAAGGAAAATAGCTTTGTTCTTAATAATTTTCCAAAGTGTAAATGAGAGCAATGCTAGCTGTTCAGTTCCAAAGCTAGCTCTAAGAGCTTTTAACAATAAAGGCTTTATTTTCAGACTGGAGCAGTTAATATTAGGCtcccaatatatatatatattttttaaatctttttttaaggattccaaggattttattttcagtggaatCTCAGAAATTAAGAAACTCAGTTTCTATTTTGTTAAGTACGTGGCtttcagcatttaaaattttgaaagtaCAGGGCAAAATCAAGAGAACAAAAGACTGTAAGCTAGTAATTTTTTCAGAGGATGGTGCTGTTCAAACAGATAATTCCTACAACCACCCTGTGAATTGGTGAGTGTTTcttgggaggaagaagaggaagaagggcaCAATAAAGACataatgattttatattttttaactaATCTTTAACACCCAACAACAATCAGTATTACTTAAAAAAGGTGGGGCTTTAAGCATGCTTGAGCAACTCAGTGACTTTTACTACCTCTGGAACTTTTGCTCCCCAAACTTTTAAAGGGTCTTTTAAGATCCAGCCTTTGGTCATCCAAGGTCACAAACATGACATATCCCTACCTACTGGCTGTTCTCATCTAGCCTGCTGAAATTCAAGTTGATTACATGATATATGAAAGTCAAAAAATGAAATAGTGGAAGAACAGTCTCACAAACAGGCCATGGTGGGGTAAATGGACTGCTAGTAATTTAAGAAATCAATACCAACTTTGACACTTTTAGAGGTGGCAACATCAATGGCTATGGCTTTGATTTCAGTGTCCCCAAACTGCATGAGTGTTTTGATCTCCCGCCGGTTTGGCACTGAAGCATCAGTTCCCGTGAGATCCAGGCGAAGGGTGCCACACTTTTTCACTCCAGACTCAGTGATGAAACTGACATTCTCTTGTTCCGAGCTGTAGATATTGATCACTATTACTAATTGAGAAGGTTTCGCAGGTGTGTAACTGCGCGTCACAGTTTCTCCAAGGGCTACAGATTGGTCAGCTGAGATAAATTTGTCAAAAACATCAGTGCACCAGCGTGTGCCATCTTTGATTAGCAGCTTCTCTGGTGGATGCTTCCCTTCCACAAACCGATTCAGCACCCCGACACCATAGGTGAGAGGGGAACGTCGCACTTTGATGACAGCGGGGTCTAGACCAAAGAGGACAGCTCCTTTGAGTATAGTGAGCCCCACATCCTGAGGAATGATGACTCGACATCTGGAACCAAAAGCACTCTGGACAGCTTGTTGAAGTAAGGGGGATTCAGCAAAGCCACCCACCAGAAACAGAAACTTGACACTGGTCACTTCCGGTTTATCAAACACATCACCTAAACAGAAACAAAGGCCAGTAAGGTAGGGAAAACTTTCCTAAGGCAAAGTGATGCAGGTGAAAATCCTAATATCCTAATATACACAAGATCTGAAACTGCCACATGTTTTGAGGGACTCTATGCCACTCCACCACACTTAGCATGCACTAGTTCCACTTCTGCTTCACTTCCTCTTCTACAGAAGAGGCTACGGTCTTGTCCATACAGTCTTTCACTGGAGCAATGCCTGTGAATGGGAACTTACTAGAAAGCATAGGACATTTCCAAAGGAGAAGTGGCATTTAGGCTTCCtaaacagaatttttatttaatttgaactAGTAAAGGGAGATACACAGATTTTTTGCAAAGAAATCCTGCCAGTCAGAATACGTGTGGTGGGGGAATAGACGTCATCTTGTCACTGCAAGTAGCAATAAGATATTCCCAAACTTAACCGATTCAAAGGCCCTCTACTACATTCCACAGAATTCATCCAATTTTAAATTCACTTCCTATTTTGGACCCTACCATCTTAACCACAATGTGTACCATCTGCAAAATAATACCTCCTTGCGTTTTTACAATTTTCCCTCTTAGCTTAAGCCCACGTCCTTTAGttccaaaaaaagcaaatattttaatcaCTCAGCATCAACTAAGGCACACCCTTAGTTCATTTAAATAACTGAGGCAGCATGAATGAGATGTCTGTCCAAACTATTGTAATCCTAGATCTCTCCTTTCCTGCTCACATATAAGCTGTTCTGTATTATTTGTCTTAAGTTGTGTCCTCTCAAATTTACCTAATAATTCCTCATACACAAAGACCAAAATTGGATACTCTATTCCAAATACAATTCAATTAGTGCTTTGTAATGCATAGGCAATAATACCATGCTCAGCATACATATTATACTCTACTTGATACAAACCAAGTCTTCCATGAGGCAGAGTTTGAGTAATTAATTTCACAATAAACCTATGTCACTTCCTACTACTGGATTAATATATCCAGTGCTGCTTAAGCCATGCCTGGGAATACTTTTACCAAGATGCATCACTTATTATTTGTGTTTTAGAGATGTCAGTGATTTGGGCAGTCATGAAAAAAATTGTGACTTTATAAGTCCATCCACTGCTGAGAAATGAACTAGAGGTCTTAATAACAGGAATAATCAGAAACATAATTATGTCTCTGGCATTAATTAGTTCTTtccagaaacaggaaaaagaaaagtaggaTCTGGGCTAACCAGTACACTTCAGCCTTCTGGATGCCTGTAGCCCTAGAAGTACAGAATAATTTAAGCTTAGACAGCAACAGGACTGAATCACACTCAAGAACTTGTACTAGAATGAGGTAGTAAGATATATTAAGGCGATGCCCCCTACTTGAAATTACTTTCCTGAACACTTTGTATAGAGCTACAAGTTTCAGAATTAGATTCCTTGCCTAGCTGGGTTGTTTGACTACAATTCCAGCTGCCGGTCTGAAACAGGCAAATGAAGCTTCAGTCTCAGCTCAGCTAGCAAGTGGGATTACACACAGATACATACTAAGGTGCTGAACAATCTGGTCGATTGTAGGTTTGAAAAGAGCATTCATTGCATCGGGGCTCATCCTCAGCATTCCCTGGGAGGACCACTTCACAAAGTCCACACTGGAAAATAATAGTGAAGAAGGACATTAAAACAGTAAATCTAGCCTTAAGAAACAGCCAAGCACTTGCAAGACATAAATGAATGAGTTTACACAATCTGCATGTTGTTTGCTTGGAGCAAAGGGCCTGGCCTCACCCCAGCCCCAAGACAACTTGAGCAACGTAAAATTTCAAGGGAGAATTGTTCTTTTTGCTTGTTCAGTTGTTGTTTTCTTTGCCTGCTTGCCTCCTGTAGCATTACCAATGCTCCTGAAACAGATGTCGGTCCATCCTGTGCCTGCTTATCTGAAACAGCACTGATTCATCCCCAGAAGGGCAACATTTATATTATAGCAGCAGCAGGCCAAAGCCACTGGAAACACACAAGGAAAATAAGCAGGTATAGGAAATCTCAGGAGGCAGAAGGGAGCatagcattttaatgagaggCATAACGTTTGTTGAATGAATACAGGCATATGTTATTCCATCATTTATCCACGTCCAAAAACCAGTTATAGCCTGATAATCTCGTTTTCATTCATGTACATATGTCACCTTTACACTCTTTCTATCCCCTGCTATCCTactaattcctttttattttggggggaatgTTTAGCACTCCCTCTCAAATGCACCATTAAGACTACTAACAAGAAGTCTTGTGATGGGCAATATTTCCAGAAATCttgaaaattatttcagagcTTCAGTCTCATTTAGGAAGTGACTCTGAGGCTGGATTTCAAGTCATTTAGACTTTAAGTACATTTATTAACAGTTAGGAAGAGATGCAGAAGTTTCAGCCTGCATGCTATATTTAACGTTCAGTAGAAAAAATGCAGGAAGAGGCCAACGTGCAGGTATTAAATAGCATGTCTTCTGCTGTCAGGTTCTAAGCATTCTGCTCCAGATTCATGGGCTCTCTGCTTTATTCTCCTTGATGCCATTAGCCTTCATGTCCCCCGCAGCACAACTTCAAAAGATGCAAAATGTCCACTTCTACCTTCTCCTCACTTTCTTTTCTGTAGTAACCCATGATCTTGTCTTTTAGGGTGCTTTCTTGAAAGTGACAATCCTGGACTAAAAATTCTGTAGGGGGGATTACCTCCTCACCTTCTGAGCAAATGATCTACCTGGTAAaatattaaggggaaaaaaaaagtcctgccaTCACTGCAAAAGAAGAACACCTTGCCTAGCTCTGTGCAGTGGCATGTTTTTACCTGTGATCTTGCATTGCTCATAAATATATCCATACCATGGATATATTTATGTATCTCATGATCCTGGATTTGTTTCAAGGCCCAGGCCTCTACAAATTAACATTCTCAGTAATTAACTTTTATGCATCTAAGTTCTCTATTTGTTATCTCTGACCCTCTTACTCTATTAATCTCTTTTCCCATTTACAAAATGGGTCTTAGGTTTAAATGAGTACTTAGCAAATCAAAATTAAAAGTATCATCTGGGGTTGATTCtgaaataaaatcattaataaatatgtataagtGACTCAAAATACATGGTCAAATTCAGGAAAGTGACTCAATGGGTCACTGGGCAACCcagtaggtgaccctgcttgagcagggttggactagatgatctccagaggtcccttccaacctcaaccatcctgtgattctgtgaatggtgGCCTTATGAAAGTCATAGAAAGCAATACCGGGAGAGTGTAAGTCTTGTACAGAAAAGCTTTTGCAAGAGATTGATCAGAACTTTTTATTCTGGAAACCACACTTCAGGCAATCCCATTTTCTCATTAATATAttacatttttacattattttcttttagtCCACATGTAATTAGGATATTTTAATTGTCTTCGCAGTCAGTTGTTAATTATGCATCTATTTAGGTTCAAACATCTActcacttgcttttcctcaaGGCATGTTCTACACTGTGACCTCGAAACTTCTTGTAATAGTCAATGAAGGAGAAAGGCAGAGTAATGTTCAGTGGATTGGTCCTGTCTGGAGCTGCTGCCCTTTTACGGGACTCAAATGCTATCATCAGATCTACCCAGGCAGCAGGACGCTTGATTTTAAATTGTTCAATAAAATCTTCTCCAAATATTTTACACAGGAGCTTTTCAAATTCATAGTCCACACCTAAAGAACCATATGGCCCACCTGTATTACaaacaaaatacagctttaatATTCTTCTTACTAGATTTCAAGTTCATATACACATCAGATTGGCACTACTGAGAGCGTCATAGCATAGAAAGGTATACAGAAAGAGGTAGCTTTTCTAAAGATATCAGTTGATCTAATACAAAACATAATTTACCTTTGCCTCACTTTTACCCTTACACCATCATCACCGCTGCAACACTACCATCATAAgacagagaaacatttttattagAAGCAGAGGAAACTGCCTCCTTATCCACATACGAGAAGGTGTAGGTTGGACTTGTGTTCAGGAACAGATAAACTTGATGTACAATGCCCTGCTTGTTCTTACTAGCTTCTTTTCCATGGCAGTTCTGCAGCCACTAAGACCGAGAATGCTCAGTGATGTACCATACACAAGAGGACTAACTCAGTAATACAGAGGTACAGCAACAAATAAGAGGCTGCCATGTGGTTAACAGCCTGGCATAGGACAAAGTCCAAGTGGATCTGGAGTTCAGGAAAGGATTATCATTCAAGGAATTGCATTTTGCATCTTTGTTGTGGACCAATCATTGTGTATTTTTCCAAGAGAATGGTGGACCCTCCTTGTTCCACTGCCTGTGAAATTACTGGAATATACGACCTTCCCCTTAAATCTGGGGAAAATTCTGTTGTGCCAACAGTCACTTTACAAGGATCCTGTTGTGACACTCAGCTATTTTTATCTATATGGTATATCTTGAAATACCTGGACAGAGCAGCAATATACAGGTGACCTGTGAAAGGGGAGGGAGATGATGACTCTGTTAGCAGAAGTCTGACCAGCGCCATGGCAGGGAGTGAGTAACAAGGGAGGTTACAGTTTCTTACCCTCTCAAAGTCAGGTTTACCATCCCAAAGCGTCAGAAGAATAAAGTGATTTACCCTTGTCTACTGACCAGCAGTTAGGTTATCATAATTGTGAATgctgatcttacttcaggaagaacTGTTAATTAAATGTAGTGAATAATAAACATTACCTTCAATCACAAATCAAAATATTACACAAAAAAATGCAAGCCCTGAAAGCGTCATTTACCTGTTGCCTTGTACAGTTCCTTAAGATGCCCTTCGGGGAGCCTGATCTGATGAACAGTCATATCCACTGTGCCTCCTCCACTGTCAACGACGATGTAACGATCACCTGGTTTGCAACAGCAACAGGCAAGTGATATTTACGTTAGCATTAACACAGCAGTATATTGCTATGAAAACTTCTCATAGGCATTATCACCATCAGAGATGATGGCTTGCATAAAGTCATGGATGTCTGCACTGAAAATTTGATCATTATTAGCAATTATAATGTAGTGATTGATAATAAATATGAAATTTGGATGTCAAAAGCTATCGGTTTAGCACAGATGAGTGCTAAAGTGGATTAATGGAACTGCTCATGCTACTGGTACATACTGGTGGGTTTCCAAATTACTATTATGGCATACTTACAAGGCCTGTTCTGAGGAAATGTGTTCTGGTCTGTATTTTAAAACCTGGATTCCTTTCTATCATCTGCTTAAAAAGCTGTATTTCGCTAGAGCATGCAGAATTGCAGCTCAGCCCTGTTAACTAAGAGCAGCACAtgtacttgtatttttttctgtttataatcAGTTTGAGAACCCTAAAGTGCACAGCAGATTTGTGGGAAATGCAATGTTCACCCGCAGTATAAAacccaaaagagaaaaattcatTCAAGAAAGGACACTACCTTCTTCCAGTTCAGACCAGATCTCTCCTATGACATTTTCCACCAAAAAGGTGCGACTCTGTCGATTACGACGGACATGTTCTTTAGCTAGTCattgagagaaagaaaattactGCGAATAAGAAATCATGAACAAGTTGATAGCATACAATGCAGGAAGCAAATGCAAGCCAGATGAGATATCTCTATGTATCACTTGTTAATAGAACAGATGAACAAAACCTACTGCATTAGCATTGGGAATATAACATTACTcctagaaagaaggaaaaaaatggttttttaGACATTCTGTTTTTCCTTGATAGTAATTGGATTAAAAACAACGGGATAATATGAAACCCACAAACAAGTCCTTCcttaaaacacttattttttatATTCTGGTTTTAAAAATGCAACCTGAACCAAGGTGTCCTAGTTGCCAGGTGTGCTAAGGGGTATTTTTGCCACAAGGTGGCAGCCCTAGCCCACAAGAGACTGACAGTGTCCTAAATGTTCCCAGGAAGGGCAGAGAAAATCCAAGATTTTCTACTACTGATTTTGGGTGCTCAGCCAAAGATACCTTTGGAGCCCTTCAGTCATGACCTT from Apteryx mantelli isolate bAptMan1 chromosome 7, bAptMan1.hap1, whole genome shotgun sequence encodes the following:
- the HSPA12A gene encoding heat shock 70 kDa protein 12A, translating into MSETESSAADAVSTSAYSSPAKSLGDPGITPLSPSHIVKDSDADVAVEQLFLVVVAIDFGTTSSGYAYSFTKEPECIHVMRRWEGGDPGVSTQKTPTTILLTPERKFHSFGYAARDFYHDLDPNESKHWLYFEKFKMKLHTTGNLTMETDLTAANGKKVKALEIFAYALQFFKEQALKELSDQAGSDFENSEVRWVITVPAIWKQPAKQFMRQAAYKAGMATPENPEQLIIALEPEAASIYCRKLRLHQMIDLSSRAPVNGYSPSDTTGTGFTQAKEHVRRNRQSRTFLVENVIGEIWSELEEGDRYIVVDSGGGTVDMTVHQIRLPEGHLKELYKATGGPYGSLGVDYEFEKLLCKIFGEDFIEQFKIKRPAAWVDLMIAFESRKRAAAPDRTNPLNITLPFSFIDYYKKFRGHSVEHALRKSNVDFVKWSSQGMLRMSPDAMNALFKPTIDQIVQHLSDVFDKPEVTSVKFLFLVGGFAESPLLQQAVQSAFGSRCRVIIPQDVGLTILKGAVLFGLDPAVIKVRRSPLTYGVGVLNRFVEGKHPPEKLLIKDGTRWCTDVFDKFISADQSVALGETVTRSYTPAKPSQLVIVINIYSSEQENVSFITESGVKKCGTLRLDLTGTDASVPNRREIKTLMQFGDTEIKAIAIDVATSKSVKVGIDFLNY